The Arcobacter sp. F155 nucleotide sequence TTGTTTTAAAAACTAGATTAGTTAATAGCTTTAAAAAGCTTGACATGATGTACTCCTTTTTTAAATAGTATTATACTACATATCTGCAGACATTCCAAAGAATTCTGGATAGAATGCTACGATACATAGAACAATTACCTGTATAACAATAAATGGTAACACCCCTCTGTAGATTTGTGCTGTTCTAACTGATGCTGGTGCACACCCTTTTAAGTAGAACAGAGAGAACCCAAATGGTGGTGTTAAGAACGATGTTTGTAAGTTCATTGCAATTAAAATTGCGAACCATACAGGGTTAATATCAAGTGCCATTGCTACTGGAAGTAGAATTGGAACAATAATATAAGAAATCTCAATAAAGTCAATGAAGAATCCTAAAACTAAGATTGCTAACATTGTAAAGATAATGAATCCCCATTTTCCATCACCTGGTAAACTCATCATTACATGCTCAACAATCTCTTCTCCACCAGTATAAGAGAATACCATAGAGAATGCTGTTGCACCAATTAAGATACCAAATACCATTGAAGTTACTTTAACAGACTCTAAAGCTGCTTCTTTTACCATACTAACTGCAAATGTTCTATATAAAACTGCAAGTAAAATTGCACCAATACATCCAACAGCTGCTGATTCAGTAGGAGTTGCAATACCTGCAAAAATAGAACCAAGAACTAAGATAATAAGAGTTAATGATGGAATAATATCAATTAAAGCTCTTACAACTTGTTTTTTCTTATCCCCTCTACTTGGGTCTGCTGGAATTGCAGGAGCAAAATCTTTTTTCACATATGAAACTACAAGAATAAATAGAATATATGCTGCTACTAAAGTAAGTCCAGGACCAACTGCTGCTTTAAACAGGTCACCAACTGGAACTTGGAATACATCCCCTAAAATAATTAATACAATTGAAGGAGGAATAATCTGTCCAAGTGTACCTGAGGCACAGATTGTACCTGTAGCTAATTCTGTATTATATTTATACTTAAGCATTACAGGAAGGGAAATAACACCCATCGCAACAACTGAAGCACCAACAACACCTGTTGAAGCTGCAAGTAAAGTACCAACTAATACTGTAGAGATAGCAACACCACCTCTAATCTCTCCAAATAAGAATCCCATAGATTCTAATAATTTTTCTGCAAGTCCTGTTTTTTGTAAAACAATTCCCATAAAGATGAACATTGGAATTGCCATTAAAATAGTACTTTGCTGAATAGAGTAGATTCTAAAAGGCATATAATCAAACATTGCTATACCTTCAACCCATCCCTCAGAGATAAGTTGCGCTATAGCTGTACCTTCTTCTGCATAAGCAAAGATTTCATAGAACCCTGCGAAGATACCAAAAAATACTGAAACTGCTGCAAATGTAAATGCTACTGGAAATCCAATAATTAGCATAAACAGTGCAGTAAAGAACATTACTATACCAATCATTTAGAATCTCCTTTTTTGTCCTCATTCTCAAAAGGGTCAATATCTACAACATGATGTTTTTTCTCACTTAAATCACATTTTAGATTTTCAATCTCACCTTTTAAATTATATTCATCCATTGGGTGTAACCCTTTATAAATATTTAGATTTCTAATAAAGAATCCAATTGTTGTAATAATCAATAAAAAGAAAGATAAAGGAATAAGCCCTTTTACAATCCATCTATATGGAAGACCACCTGGATCGCCACTTTGCTCCATTGATAAATATGCTTCATAAGCATTGTTAATTGAACTAAGTCCTACTAAAATAGCAATTGGTAAAATGAATAATACAGCACCTACCATATTAACCATTGCCTTTCTTTGTGGGCTAAATCTATCATATACTAAGTCAACTCTTACGTGACCATCTTCTTTTAGAGTATAAGCAACTCCTAGAAGTATAATTACAGAGAAGAAATGCCATTCCATCTCTTGCATAGCAATACTTCCTGATTTAAAAAAGTATCTCATAACTACATCATAAAATACGTTTAAAATCATCAGAACCATTGCTATTGCTGTTATCAGTCCAATAAAGTCCGCAAACTTATTGAATCCTTTCTCAAGTTTTAACAACATAAAAATCCTTTGGGTGTGTTGTAATAAGTAAGATAAAGATATCTCATTGATCTATGTTTATGTTACTCATTGTATAAAAAAACCCCTTAAAGGGGTTTTTTGTAAGAATAAAGACAATTTTATAAGTTGTCTTTTAAGTAGATATAATCAGACATTTTAGTCCACTCTCTAACTTTCTTTTGGTAAGCTTCTTGAGAATCTAAAATCTCTTTTAATAAAGGTTGACCTTTAACCATCTCTTCTCTTAACTCAGCATTTGCTTTTTTCATAGCGTCCATAACTGGTTTTGGGAAAGTTTTGATTTTGATATTTGGATAATCTTTTTCAATTTTTGCCCAAGCTTCAGAACTCATGTGATAGTTTTGAATATACATATCATATGCAGACACTCTCATAGCAGTAATTAAGATTTGTTGTAAATCTTTTGGTAACTTTTTGAATTTTCTCTCATTTACTAAGAATTGTAAATCTAATCCTGGCTCATGCCATCCTGTATAGTAGTAAGGAGCAATTTTATTGAATCCCATGTTGATGTCCATTCCAGGCCCAACCCACTCTAATGCGTCAATAGTTCCTCTTTCAAGTGAAGTATATAATTCACCTGGAGCAATATTTGTTACTGTTAATCCTAGTTTTGCCATAACTTCACCAGCAAATCCTGGGATTCTCATTTTAAGACCTTTTAAATCGTCAACAGTGTTGATTTCTGTTCTAAACCAACCACCCATTTGATTTCCAGAACTTCCACCAGGGAAAGATAGTACTTTATGTTTTTTATAAACTTTTTTCATAAGTTCCATACCACCACCGTGATAGAACCATGAATATTGTTCAGGTGTAGTCATCCCAAATGGCATTGTACTAAATGGTAAAGTGTTGATATCTTTACCTTTCCAGTAATATGATGCAGAGTGACCCATGTCATACTGACCACCTTTTACCATATCTAGAATTCCAAGTGCAGCTTTATGTTTGTTTGAAGCGTCTACTCTGATAACAAGTCTACCATCAGACATCTCTTCAACAAGTTTTGCCATATTTTTAGGTGCGTCAATAAATGGTGATAAAGTTGGCCCCCAAGTAGTTGCCAGTTTCCATTTATATACTTTTTTTGCTAAAGCTTCAGAACCTAATCCCGCAATAAGTGCTGCAGCCATAAGTAGTTTAGTTGATTTACCAAACATCTTCATGTAATCTCCTTTTTTTTGTGTCTCATGGAAATTGTAACTGCCAGAAATGAAAAAGATATGATATTTTAGATTTTTTTGAGAAAAAAACCCCATAAAATATAGGGTTTTGAGCATATGTTCACCAAATTAATGATTTTTTAAGAAATTGCTATTTTAATGCTATTTTTGACTATTTAGTCAGTTTTAAAAATATATCCTGTATCTACAACTGTATGAATGTAATCTTTTTTTACTACTTTTCTTAGTCTTCTAACTAAAGATCTAATTGATTCAATTGAAGCAAATGAACCTTCCCAAACATAACTTTCAATTGCAGAATAAGTAAGTACTTGATTTTTCTTTGTTAAAAAAAGATTCATTAGAAGTCTCTCTTTTTTTGTTAGTCTTTGTTCTTCATTATCTATACATAAAGTTGAAGACTTATAATCAAAATATGAGTTCTCATCAAAATGCTCTTTTTCATCTTTTACTTGACAAAGTTTTTCAACCTTTATCTCTAACTCATCTATAAAGAATGGCTTTTTTAAATAGTCATTACATCCAAAGTCGTAAGCCTCTTTTATCATATCAAGTTCAACAGTAGCACTTATAATGATGATTGGAACTTCACTGTAATAACTTCTAATCTTTTTTAAGATATTTATTCCATCGATATTTGGCACATTTATATCAAGAATAAAGCAAGAAAAACCTTCATCTATGTTGTTTAAAGCCTCTTGCCCATCTATATAGCTAAAGACTTTATACCCTTTTAGCTCTAATCTTTTTTTAATAGTTGCATTTAGTTTTTTGTTATCTTCAAGTAGTAGGATTTTCATTTTGTGCCTCTTTCTTTGGAAGTTTTATAGTAAAGACTACATTCTCGTCTTTATTTTGTACTGTAATTTGCCCATTCATCTTATCTTCAACAATTACCTTTGCCATATAAAGACCAAAGCCAGTACCTCTTTTTTTAGTAGTAAAATATGGCTCGAAAATTTTATCAATGATATTTGCTTCAATATTTCCACCATCATCAATTATTTCTATTATATTATATTTTTTACTTTCATCTACATTAATTGTTAAATTGTATTTTACATTTGTTTGTTTATCTATAATTTTATTTTTTGCATTGTTTATAAGATTTAATAAAACCTGTTTAAACTCATTTTCATAACCATAAATAAGTAAATCATCACCTTCGTAGTTATAGTTTACTTTCATATTAATATTCGAGTAGAAAATCTGTTTTCCAATAATCTCAAAAATCTCTTCAAAAGAGTTTTTAATTGAGAAGATAATCTTTTTTGTAGAAGGTTTTAAAAAGTTTCTAAAATCACTTAATGTTTTTGACATATATTTTATTTGCACCATTGAATCATTAACAAACTCTTGAACCTGAGAGTTTTTTAACTCTCCTAATAAAAATGATGTCTGAATATCTTGAACCTCAGCAGAAAGCTCTACAAGTGGCTCATTCCATTGGTGGGCAATTGCTGCAACCATATCACCCATTTCAGCTAACTTACCTTGTTGTATTAAAAACTGCTTTTGCTGAATTCGCTCTGTTATATCATCCATAATACATACAATTCCACCAATAGAACTATCATTATCTAGATAAACAGCTTTTTTGATAATTATATGTTTCATTTGATTGTCAGATAGGTGTAAAGTTATCTCTGAAGTATCTGTTCCAAAAGTTCTTAATAGCTTTTTATCAACTGCTTCATTTTTTCTTGCAATATCAGGGGCAAAGAAATCTTTAGCTGTTTTTCCAATCACATCTTTTTTTGGAATATTTAAAAGTTCAGAAAAGGCTTTATTGCAACCTAAAAACTTTCCATCTTTATTTTTATAGTAAATTGCATTTGGTAAAGTATCTAATAAAACTTTATCAAACTTAATTCTATTTTGTAGGTCTTTCTCAACTCTCATTCTTCTTTGAATATTTGCTTTCATAGAAAAAACCATAATTAAAAGGATTCCAATAATTATGATTATAACTACTACTAACTTTGTATATTTTCTAAAAAAACCATGGGGTTCATTTATAAGCTCATACTCTTTTAAAATATTTTCAACACTTAAATCAAATCTATCTAACTCTTTATAGTCAAAAATATATCTATTTGGAGATTTTTCTATAACAGGAATTTCTTTTACACTTTTGCCATTTAAAACTTGTAAGGTCATATTTGCAACTGCTTCACCTTGAGCCTTTGCAGAAGTTAATAAACCTCCAACCATTCCATAATCTAAATAAAAATCCCAAAGTCCATATGTGGGAACTTGGCTTACTTCATATATTTTTTTAAAACTCTGTTTATAGGTAAAAAATTTTCCTGTTTTGTCTTTAAATAAAAGTACAAATAAAAGTGCACTCTTCTTTTTATCTAGATTTACAACCTTCTTTTTTAGATTATCAATATCTAAATTATCTACATACTCGATATCTATCTTTTCAGAATACTTCTCAATTACAGGCCTTAAGTCTCTTTTTACTGCAAGTCCTGTTTTTGATTTATCATTTATTATAAGTAGTTTTTCTAGTTCTGGTTGCATACGAAGAATAAGTTCAAAGTTTTTCTCTAAATCAACTTGTTCAACTACCCCTGTCATATACTCTTTCATATTGTTTTCGCCAAGTAAAGCTTTATCGAAATTATTGATTCCACAAAATAGTATTGGTAAATCTTTAAAGAGGTACTCATGGTATCTTATTGCAAACTCAAAAGCATTATTATCACTAACAATGATAAGGTCAAAATTTCTTGTTGAAAATTGTTCTTTGTAAAGTTGTGCTAATTTATTTAAGTAATTAGGTGTAGCTACATGTTTTGTATCCATGTAAATAGTAGTAAGGTCTATGTCTTTTTCATTTTTAAACTTCTTCTCTATTTCTAAAGAGATATCATCACTCCATTTGTATCCTTTATGATAAGAATGAAGTAACAACACCTCTTTAGAAGCGAATAAAGAACTTAAAAACAGTAATAAAATTAACAGTAATCTCAAAATAATCCTTATGTTATCTTTCAATTATAACATAATTAGCAAACTATTCTACAAAAATTACATATCCTGATTTTGGACCGTGCGCTCCAATTACCAATGACTGTTCAATATCAGCAGTTTTTGAAGGACCACTAATAAACGCTCCATAAGAAGGCTCACCAAATGAGATTAATTCATAAGCTTCATGCATATTGTTTACAATTGCACTTTTTTCTAATACAAGAATGATATTTTGTGCAATAAAATATAAAGCTCTGTGTCTGTTGTCTCTATTTTTAACCCAAACAGCACCATTTTCAGCAACTGCAAACTCACCTTTAACAACAGCTAAATCAATATCTTTTAGATTATGTGGGTCTGCTTCCTCATTTGCATCAAAATTTGCTAATGAAAAACCTTCAATATTTGAAGTTATAAGTTTTTCATCTGGATATAAAGATTTAATTGTTTCTTCTAACTCTTCTTTTTTTATAAATAAAGCTTTCCCACCAACTGACTCAAGCATAGTTGAAAAGTGTGAATGTTTATCTTCAAAAGTTAAGCCAAAGTTTGAGTAATCTGGTAAACTAGTATCTTGAACTACATTGTTAGTTCTAATATTCTTTAATATTAATTCTTTACTTGTCATTTCCAAACTCCTCTTTATAAATCTCTTTAAAACTCTTCTTAGGCATAGTAGGAATATCTCTTTGTTTTCCCCAAACATTAAATCTATTATAAATCATAAATTTAGGTAAAAATGGTACCACTTTTCTGGCTACCTTTCCTGCAAAATCAAATAGTGCTGGTTTACTCATTAGCCAAGAAGCAAACTGCATTGATAATCTTTTTTGATTAGAGATAATATTTTTCTCTCTTAGGTCTTGTCTATGTGTGTAAAGCTGCGAATCTAAGTCAATCTTCACAGGACAAACATTTGAACATGAACCACAAAGTGTACAAGCAAAAGATAGTGTTTTATGCTTTTTTGGGTCTCTAAATGTTCCTAGTGTTGAACCAATTGGTCCAGGAATAACATAGTCATATGAGTGACCACCTGACCTTCTATAAATAGGACAAGTATTCATACAAGCACCACATCTAATACAGTTTAATGCTTTTTTATAAGATTCTGATTGTAAAAATGGTGTTCTTTTGTTATCTACAATTACAATATGCATCTGTCCACCTTCAACTGGACCGTGAAAGTGTGATGTATATGAAGTGATTGCTTGACCAGTAGCACTTCTTGCAAGTAGTCTTGTAAATACAGATAAGTCTTGAAGTCTAGGAACTACTTTTTCAATTCCCATACATGCAATATGAAGTTTAGGTAAAGAAGCACCCATATCTGCATTACCTTCGTTTGTACAAACTACAACTCCCCCGGTATTTGCAATTGCAAAGTTAACCCCAGTAATACCAGCATCTGCATCTAAGAACTTTTGTCTTAAATCAGCTCTTGCTGCTCTTGTTAAATATGTTGGGTCATAGTTTCCTTTTTCAGTTCCCATTTTTTCATGGAAAGTATCAGAAACATCTTGCTTTTTTAAGTGAATTGCTGGAAGTACAATATGTGAAGGTGGTTCATTTCTTAGTTGAACAATTCTTTCACCTAAATCTGTATCAATAACTTCCATTCCTTTAGATTCTAAATAAGGATTTAAGTGACACTCTTCTGTTAGCATAGATTTTGAT carries:
- a CDS encoding TRAP transporter large permease subunit; translated protein: MIGIVMFFTALFMLIIGFPVAFTFAAVSVFFGIFAGFYEIFAYAEEGTAIAQLISEGWVEGIAMFDYMPFRIYSIQQSTILMAIPMFIFMGIVLQKTGLAEKLLESMGFLFGEIRGGVAISTVLVGTLLAASTGVVGASVVAMGVISLPVMLKYKYNTELATGTICASGTLGQIIPPSIVLIILGDVFQVPVGDLFKAAVGPGLTLVAAYILFILVVSYVKKDFAPAIPADPSRGDKKKQVVRALIDIIPSLTLIILVLGSIFAGIATPTESAAVGCIGAILLAVLYRTFAVSMVKEAALESVKVTSMVFGILIGATAFSMVFSYTGGEEIVEHVMMSLPGDGKWGFIIFTMLAILVLGFFIDFIEISYIIVPILLPVAMALDINPVWFAILIAMNLQTSFLTPPFGFSLFYLKGCAPASVRTAQIYRGVLPFIVIQVIVLCIVAFYPEFFGMSADM
- a CDS encoding ABC transporter substrate binding protein is translated as MRLLLILLLFLSSLFASKEVLLLHSYHKGYKWSDDISLEIEKKFKNEKDIDLTTIYMDTKHVATPNYLNKLAQLYKEQFSTRNFDLIIVSDNNAFEFAIRYHEYLFKDLPILFCGINNFDKALLGENNMKEYMTGVVEQVDLEKNFELILRMQPELEKLLIINDKSKTGLAVKRDLRPVIEKYSEKIDIEYVDNLDIDNLKKKVVNLDKKKSALLFVLLFKDKTGKFFTYKQSFKKIYEVSQVPTYGLWDFYLDYGMVGGLLTSAKAQGEAVANMTLQVLNGKSVKEIPVIEKSPNRYIFDYKELDRFDLSVENILKEYELINEPHGFFRKYTKLVVVIIIIIGILLIMVFSMKANIQRRMRVEKDLQNRIKFDKVLLDTLPNAIYYKNKDGKFLGCNKAFSELLNIPKKDVIGKTAKDFFAPDIARKNEAVDKKLLRTFGTDTSEITLHLSDNQMKHIIIKKAVYLDNDSSIGGIVCIMDDITERIQQKQFLIQQGKLAEMGDMVAAIAHQWNEPLVELSAEVQDIQTSFLLGELKNSQVQEFVNDSMVQIKYMSKTLSDFRNFLKPSTKKIIFSIKNSFEEIFEIIGKQIFYSNINMKVNYNYEGDDLLIYGYENEFKQVLLNLINNAKNKIIDKQTNVKYNLTINVDESKKYNIIEIIDDGGNIEANIIDKIFEPYFTTKKRGTGFGLYMAKVIVEDKMNGQITVQNKDENVVFTIKLPKKEAQNENPTT
- a CDS encoding TRAP transporter substrate-binding protein gives rise to the protein MKMFGKSTKLLMAAALIAGLGSEALAKKVYKWKLATTWGPTLSPFIDAPKNMAKLVEEMSDGRLVIRVDASNKHKAALGILDMVKGGQYDMGHSASYYWKGKDINTLPFSTMPFGMTTPEQYSWFYHGGGMELMKKVYKKHKVLSFPGGSSGNQMGGWFRTEINTVDDLKGLKMRIPGFAGEVMAKLGLTVTNIAPGELYTSLERGTIDALEWVGPGMDINMGFNKIAPYYYTGWHEPGLDLQFLVNERKFKKLPKDLQQILITAMRVSAYDMYIQNYHMSSEAWAKIEKDYPNIKIKTFPKPVMDAMKKANAELREEMVKGQPLLKEILDSQEAYQKKVREWTKMSDYIYLKDNL
- a CDS encoding lactate utilization protein B, producing MSVLHDHPAKAKEFVANDERMHWHDQALWFVREKRDRTTKTIPEWETLRRYADQIKSHTMANLDKYLLEFEKNANAKGIKVHFAKDAKEHNEIVHRILSENNVKKVVKSKSMLTEECHLNPYLESKGMEVIDTDLGERIVQLRNEPPSHIVLPAIHLKKQDVSDTFHEKMGTEKGNYDPTYLTRAARADLRQKFLDADAGITGVNFAIANTGGVVVCTNEGNADMGASLPKLHIACMGIEKVVPRLQDLSVFTRLLARSATGQAITSYTSHFHGPVEGGQMHIVIVDNKRTPFLQSESYKKALNCIRCGACMNTCPIYRRSGGHSYDYVIPGPIGSTLGTFRDPKKHKTLSFACTLCGSCSNVCPVKIDLDSQLYTHRQDLREKNIISNQKRLSMQFASWLMSKPALFDFAGKVARKVVPFLPKFMIYNRFNVWGKQRDIPTMPKKSFKEIYKEEFGNDK
- a CDS encoding TRAP transporter small permease subunit, with product MLLKLEKGFNKFADFIGLITAIAMVLMILNVFYDVVMRYFFKSGSIAMQEMEWHFFSVIILLGVAYTLKEDGHVRVDLVYDRFSPQRKAMVNMVGAVLFILPIAILVGLSSINNAYEAYLSMEQSGDPGGLPYRWIVKGLIPLSFFLLIITTIGFFIRNLNIYKGLHPMDEYNLKGEIENLKCDLSEKKHHVVDIDPFENEDKKGDSK
- a CDS encoding response regulator transcription factor, whose translation is MKILLLEDNKKLNATIKKRLELKGYKVFSYIDGQEALNNIDEGFSCFILDINVPNIDGINILKKIRSYYSEVPIIIISATVELDMIKEAYDFGCNDYLKKPFFIDELEIKVEKLCQVKDEKEHFDENSYFDYKSSTLCIDNEEQRLTKKERLLMNLFLTKKNQVLTYSAIESYVWEGSFASIESIRSLVRRLRKVVKKDYIHTVVDTGYIFKTD
- a CDS encoding LUD domain-containing protein, whose translation is MTSKELILKNIRTNNVVQDTSLPDYSNFGLTFEDKHSHFSTMLESVGGKALFIKKEELEETIKSLYPDEKLITSNIEGFSLANFDANEEADPHNLKDIDLAVVKGEFAVAENGAVWVKNRDNRHRALYFIAQNIILVLEKSAIVNNMHEAYELISFGEPSYGAFISGPSKTADIEQSLVIGAHGPKSGYVIFVE